CTTTATCTTTCAGTTCCTCTTGCTGCCAGATCCCTTCTGTCCGGCAGTGTGTTAAGCTTTGCCCGTGCTTTAGGGGAGTTCGGGGCAACTTTTATGTTTGCGGGGAATATTCCAGGGCAAACACAAACGATTCCGACAGCGATTTATGTGGCCTTAGATTCCGGAAACATGCATTTGGCCTGGCTCTGGGTAGGCGCGATTATGCTCATATCTTTTTTCATGCTGCTTCTCGTACAATTAAAAAAATGGTAAAGCATCCCCTTAAGGATGTTTTACCATTACGAAATTTTTGAACGTAAATAAGCGTCAATAAATATTTCAATATCGCCGTCCATAACCGCTTGCACATTTCCCATTTCAGTATTCGTTCTATGGTCTTTGGCCATCGAATAGGGATGGAATACATAGGAACGGATCTGGCTGCCCCAGCCGATTTCTTTTTGTTCTCCACGAATTTCATCAAGCTGAGCCTGCTGCTCTTCAATACGTCGTTGATAAAGCTTTGCCTTTAGCATTTTCATCGCACGTTCGCGGTTTTTAATTTGTGAACGCTCCGTTTGGCAGGTTACCACAACTCCGGTCGGTATGTGTGTAATCCGTACGGCGGAGTCGGTCGTGTTGACGTGCTGGCCGCCTGCCCCGCTTGCACGATACGTATCAACCTTAATATCTTCCGTTCGAATGTCAATATCGATTTCTTCATTGAATTCAGGCATGACGTCACAGGAAACAAATGACGTATGGCGGCGTCCGGAGGAATCAAACGGCGAGATCCTGACAAGCCTGTGTACGCCTTTTTCCGCCTTCAAATACCCGTAGGCGTTATGTCCCTTAATGAGCAGCGTAACAGATTTAATGCCTGCCTCGTCTCCAGGCAGGTAGTCAAGAGTTTCGACTTTAAACCCTTTTCTTTCAGCCCAGCGCGTATACATTCTGAGAAGCATGGCTCCCCAATCTTGTGACTCTG
This window of the Bacillus gobiensis genome carries:
- the prfB gene encoding peptide chain release factor 2 (programmed frameshift), yielding MELVEIRQELENMAARLADFRGSLDLEVKEAKISELENQMADPSFWDDQQKAQSVINEANALKEYVNSYQSLSESHEELQMTHDLLKEEADQDLQNELTKEVKNLTKEFNEFELQLLLSEPYDKNNAILELHPGAGGTESQDWGAMLLRMYTRWAERKGFKVETLDYLPGDEAGIKSVTLLIKGHNAYGYLKAEKGVHRLVRISPFDSSGRRHTSFVSCDVMPEFNEEIDIDIRTEDIKVDTYRASGAGGQHVNTTDSAVRITHIPTGVVVTCQTERSQIKNRERAMKMLKAKLYQRRIEEQQAQLDEIRGEQKEIGWGSQIRSYVFHPYSMAKDHRTNTEMGNVQAVMDGDIEIFIDAYLRSKIS